Proteins co-encoded in one Desulfuromonas sp. genomic window:
- a CDS encoding PH domain-containing protein yields MNWSVHLDPGEEVRWQGRPAPRCYSFRNWRHSLFGLLLLAICLWWTWAGIELGRDYGSRLYPLIPIPFLLLSIYMAFGHLVVARLEWERVYYAVTDRRILVQRGLFRRRLGSLALGEVTGFRLNPLGEHLGTVRVRGGTPPLTLVLCCIEYPRKMTDLVEEAMPRELYI; encoded by the coding sequence ATGAACTGGTCCGTCCACCTCGATCCCGGGGAGGAGGTGCGCTGGCAGGGGCGTCCGGCACCGCGCTGCTATTCATTCCGCAACTGGCGGCATTCACTGTTCGGTCTGTTGTTGCTGGCTATTTGTCTTTGGTGGACCTGGGCAGGCATCGAACTGGGGCGTGACTACGGTTCCCGGCTTTATCCACTGATCCCGATACCTTTTCTGCTTCTTTCCATATACATGGCCTTCGGTCACCTGGTTGTTGCCCGCCTGGAATGGGAGAGGGTCTATTACGCCGTGACCGACAGGAGGATCCTCGTCCAGAGGGGGCTCTTCCGCCGGCGCCTGGGGAGCCTTGCCTTGGGCGAGGTGACCGGTTTTCGGCTCAACCCCCTGGGAGAACACCTCGGGACGGTGCGGGTTCGGGGCGGAACACCGCCGCTCACCCTGGTTCTTTGCTGTATCGAGTACCCCCGCAAGATGACCGACCTGGTCGAGGAAGCCATGCCCCGGGAGCTCTATATCTGA
- the miaB gene encoding tRNA (N6-isopentenyl adenosine(37)-C2)-methylthiotransferase MiaB: MDRETNRKFYLETFGCQMNVVDSERIVDLLQGIGYRQVEAADEADLILLNTCSIRDKAERKVYGHLGRFKPLKDRNPGLILGVGGCVAQQEGERLLEKVRYLDLVFGTHNIHKLPDMVQEVEGRRVRRIETEFLDRETRLQLFPKRAVGDTVSRFVTVMQGCDNFCSYCVVPHVRGREVSRPSDEILAEVCELAAGGVREITLIGQNVNSYGRKEPGEVSFADLLRRVHEVDGVERIRFTTSHPRDLSDELIDCFGDLEKLCKHINLPVQSGSDRILEMMNRGYTGQDYLAKVARLKAACPQIRLTSDIIVGFPGETENDFAATLELMEEVGYADVFSFLYSSRPQTAAAQMPDSLSAKAKQDRFDRLLALQEKISRQTWAQDVGRVLPVLVEGESRQGGDQIFGRTTWNRIVNFQGEKTLVGQVVPVRITTDFRNSQLGEAA; this comes from the coding sequence GTGGACAGGGAAACGAACAGGAAATTCTACCTGGAGACCTTCGGGTGTCAGATGAACGTGGTCGATTCGGAGCGGATCGTCGACCTGCTTCAGGGCATCGGGTATCGGCAGGTCGAGGCCGCCGATGAGGCCGACCTGATCCTGCTCAACACCTGCTCGATTCGGGACAAGGCCGAGCGCAAGGTGTACGGCCACCTCGGCCGCTTCAAGCCCCTTAAGGACCGCAACCCCGGTCTGATCCTCGGGGTGGGGGGGTGCGTCGCCCAGCAGGAAGGCGAACGCCTGCTGGAGAAGGTGCGCTACCTCGATCTGGTCTTCGGCACCCACAACATTCACAAGCTCCCCGACATGGTGCAGGAGGTCGAGGGGCGCCGGGTACGCAGGATCGAGACGGAGTTCCTCGACCGGGAGACCCGTCTGCAACTCTTTCCGAAGAGGGCCGTGGGGGACACGGTCTCCCGATTTGTGACCGTCATGCAGGGGTGCGACAACTTCTGCTCCTACTGCGTCGTGCCTCATGTGCGCGGACGGGAGGTCAGCCGGCCCAGCGACGAGATTCTCGCAGAGGTATGCGAACTGGCTGCCGGGGGGGTGCGGGAGATCACCCTTATCGGACAGAATGTCAATTCCTACGGCCGCAAGGAGCCCGGCGAGGTCTCTTTTGCCGATCTTCTGCGCCGTGTCCACGAGGTGGACGGGGTCGAGCGCATCCGTTTCACCACATCCCACCCCAGGGACCTTTCCGATGAACTGATCGACTGCTTCGGCGACCTGGAAAAGCTCTGCAAGCACATTAACCTGCCGGTCCAGAGTGGGTCGGACCGGATTCTCGAAATGATGAACCGCGGCTACACCGGCCAGGACTACCTGGCCAAGGTCGCCCGCCTCAAGGCGGCCTGCCCGCAGATTCGACTGACCTCCGATATCATTGTCGGTTTCCCCGGGGAAACCGAGAACGATTTTGCTGCGACTCTCGAGCTGATGGAGGAGGTGGGCTACGCCGACGTCTTTTCCTTTCTTTATTCCTCGCGGCCCCAAACCGCGGCGGCTCAGATGCCCGATTCCCTCTCGGCGAAAGCGAAACAGGACCGCTTCGATCGGCTGCTCGCCCTGCAGGAGAAGATCAGCCGCCAGACTTGGGCCCAGGACGTGGGCCGTGTTCTGCCGGTGCTGGTCGAGGGGGAGAGCCGTCAGGGCGGAGACCAGATATTCGGGCGCACCACCTGGAACCGGATCGTCAATTTCCAGGGGGAAAAGACACTCGTGGGCCAGGTCGTTCCCGTCCGCATCACCACCGACTTCCGCAACTCCCAACTGGGAGAGGCGGCCTGA
- a CDS encoding histidinol phosphate phosphatase domain-containing protein — protein sequence MIDLHTHTIFSDGELIPAELTRRAAVAGYRAIALTDHGDPSNIDLIIPRIVKVVADLGAAWGLTVLPGIELTHVPPSMIAGVAREARALGARIVVCHGETIVEPVAPGTNRAALEADIDILSHPGLISAEEAALAAKRGICLEITTRKGHSLTNGHVARVALEAGAKLVVNSDSHSPGDLSSLETARLVALGAGMTEEQFEQARRNAEELVRKAQG from the coding sequence ATGATCGATCTGCACACTCATACGATCTTCAGCGACGGAGAGCTGATTCCGGCTGAGCTGACCCGGCGTGCGGCGGTGGCAGGGTACCGAGCGATCGCTCTCACCGACCACGGGGATCCCTCCAATATCGACCTGATCATCCCCCGCATCGTGAAGGTGGTCGCCGATCTCGGCGCGGCATGGGGGCTGACCGTTTTGCCCGGCATCGAGCTGACCCACGTGCCCCCGTCCATGATCGCCGGGGTCGCCCGGGAGGCCCGGGCCCTCGGTGCGCGGATCGTGGTCTGCCACGGCGAGACGATCGTCGAGCCCGTCGCTCCCGGGACCAACCGGGCGGCCCTCGAGGCCGACATCGACATCCTGTCCCACCCCGGCCTGATCAGCGCCGAGGAGGCCGCTCTCGCGGCAAAGCGCGGCATCTGCCTGGAAATCACCACCCGCAAGGGGCACAGCCTGACCAACGGCCACGTTGCGCGGGTCGCCCTGGAGGCCGGCGCCAAACTGGTGGTGAACTCTGACAGTCACAGCCCAGGCGACCTTTCTTCCCTGGAGACCGCCCGCCTGGTCGCTCTTGGGGCGGGAATGACGGAGGAGCAGTTCGAGCAGGCCCGTCGCAACGCCGAGGAACTGGTGCGCAAGGCCCAGGGCTGA
- a CDS encoding M42 family metallopeptidase: MKDKDFAFFKELVETPSPSGFEQPAQRIVRRELGGVADEVRTDVMGNVIARIGGQGEDLPRVMLAGHCDEIGFMIRYIDEGGFLYFAPIGGVDAHLVPGQRVTVHTVGGPVLGVVGKKPIHLIDPKDRETVVKFKSQFIDIGVSSREEAEKIVAVGDPATFAVGLERLQGDRVTSRAFDDKMGAFIVARILQEVRRRGPAPVELYGVSTVQEELGLRGGTTSAYGVNPDVGIAVEVGVATDVPDIDKKEAGETKVGAGPILARGANINPALFELLLRVAREEEIPFQVAGAPRATGTDANVMQVSRGGAATALVSVPLRYMHSPVELLCLADLENTVRLLTGLLYRIESRQAFIPN, from the coding sequence GTGAAAGACAAGGACTTCGCCTTTTTCAAGGAACTCGTCGAGACCCCCAGCCCCTCGGGCTTCGAACAGCCTGCCCAGCGCATTGTGCGACGTGAGCTGGGCGGTGTCGCCGACGAGGTGCGCACCGACGTGATGGGCAACGTCATTGCCCGCATCGGGGGCCAAGGCGAGGACCTGCCCCGGGTCATGCTGGCCGGTCACTGCGACGAGATCGGCTTTATGATCCGCTACATCGACGAGGGCGGGTTCCTTTATTTCGCCCCCATCGGGGGGGTGGACGCCCACCTCGTGCCGGGTCAGCGGGTCACCGTTCACACTGTCGGCGGGCCCGTGCTGGGGGTGGTGGGCAAGAAGCCGATTCATCTCATCGATCCCAAGGACCGCGAGACGGTGGTCAAGTTCAAGAGCCAGTTCATCGATATCGGTGTCTCCAGTCGGGAAGAGGCGGAGAAAATCGTGGCCGTCGGCGACCCGGCGACTTTTGCCGTCGGCCTCGAGCGGTTGCAGGGCGACCGGGTCACCTCCCGGGCCTTCGACGACAAGATGGGAGCCTTCATCGTGGCCAGGATCCTTCAGGAGGTCCGCCGCCGCGGTCCCGCCCCCGTTGAGCTCTATGGGGTCTCCACGGTCCAGGAGGAACTCGGCCTGCGCGGCGGGACCACCAGCGCCTACGGGGTCAACCCCGACGTGGGGATCGCCGTGGAGGTGGGGGTCGCCACCGACGTGCCCGACATTGACAAAAAAGAGGCCGGTGAGACCAAGGTCGGCGCCGGCCCCATCCTCGCCCGGGGGGCGAACATCAACCCGGCCCTCTTCGAGTTGCTGCTGCGCGTCGCCCGGGAGGAGGAGATCCCCTTCCAGGTCGCCGGCGCGCCCCGGGCCACGGGCACCGACGCCAACGTCATGCAGGTCTCCCGCGGGGGGGCGGCCACGGCGCTGGTCAGCGTTCCGCTACGCTACATGCATTCGCCGGTTGAGCTCCTCTGTCTTGCCGATCTTGAAAATACGGTGCGTCTGCTGACCGGACTGCTCTACCGCATCGAAAGTCGCCAGGCCTTCATCCCCAACTAG
- the metK gene encoding methionine adenosyltransferase, with protein sequence MAMTDFLFTSESVSEGHPDKVADQISDAILDAILTQDPKSRVACETLVTTGMAMIAGEITTNARIDYPEIVRQTIKEIGYDDSSMGFDWETCAVITSVDRQSPDISQGVTAGEGMFLEQGAGDQGLMFGYACNETPELMPMPITFAHKLTQRLAEVRKSGLLTFLRPDSKSQVSIEYINDKPIRVDTVVVSSQHIPEVTYETLKEGIVEEVIKKVIPAELLDERTKYFVNPTGRFVIGGPMGDCGLTGRKIIVDTYGGQGSHGGGAFSGKDPSKVDRSASYMARYVAKNIVASGLADKCEVQLAYAIGVAEPVSVMINTFGTGKIPSNDIARIAQEEFDLRPAAIIQVLDLLRPIYRKTAAYGHFGRELPEFTWERTDRAESLKARAGL encoded by the coding sequence ATGGCCATGACCGATTTTCTCTTCACTTCCGAGTCCGTCAGCGAAGGGCATCCTGACAAGGTTGCCGACCAGATCTCCGACGCCATCCTCGATGCCATCCTGACCCAGGATCCCAAATCCCGCGTCGCCTGCGAGACTTTGGTGACCACCGGAATGGCCATGATCGCCGGGGAAATCACCACCAACGCTCGCATCGACTATCCCGAGATCGTGCGCCAGACCATCAAGGAGATCGGCTACGACGACTCCTCCATGGGCTTCGACTGGGAGACCTGCGCCGTCATCACCTCGGTCGATCGCCAGTCGCCCGATATCTCGCAGGGAGTGACCGCGGGGGAGGGGATGTTCCTCGAGCAGGGCGCCGGTGACCAGGGCCTGATGTTCGGCTACGCATGCAACGAAACCCCCGAGTTGATGCCGATGCCGATCACCTTCGCTCACAAGCTCACCCAGCGCCTCGCGGAGGTGCGCAAGAGCGGTCTGCTGACCTTCCTGCGTCCCGACAGCAAGTCCCAGGTCTCCATCGAATACATCAACGACAAGCCGATTCGCGTCGATACGGTGGTCGTCTCCTCTCAGCACATTCCCGAGGTCACCTACGAGACCCTCAAGGAGGGGATTGTCGAGGAGGTTATCAAAAAGGTCATTCCCGCCGAACTGCTCGACGAGAGGACCAAGTACTTCGTCAACCCTACCGGCCGCTTCGTGATCGGCGGGCCGATGGGCGATTGCGGCCTGACCGGGCGCAAGATCATCGTCGACACCTACGGCGGGCAGGGCTCCCACGGTGGCGGCGCCTTCTCCGGCAAGGATCCCTCCAAGGTCGATCGCAGCGCCTCTTACATGGCCCGCTATGTCGCCAAGAACATCGTTGCTTCCGGCCTCGCCGATAAGTGCGAGGTGCAGCTCGCCTACGCTATCGGTGTGGCCGAGCCGGTTTCGGTGATGATCAACACCTTCGGCACGGGGAAGATCCCTTCCAACGACATCGCCCGCATCGCCCAGGAAGAGTTCGACCTGCGCCCCGCGGCGATCATCCAGGTTCTCGACCTGCTGCGGCCCATCTATCGCAAGACCGCGGCCTACGGCCACTTCGGGCGAGAACTCCCCGAGTTCACCTGGGAGAGGACCGATCGGGCCGAGTCGCTGAAGGCGCGTGCCGGGCTGTAG
- a CDS encoding TIGR04283 family arsenosugar biosynthesis glycosyltransferase has translation MAEPVLSIVIPVLNERDTLPALVASLDAQRGVAFEVVAVDGGSDDGSLEALEGLAAQANFPFRILRSERGRARQLNAGVAIARGEYLLFLHADSRFERAEALATGLAALKQECQLRGSRRVAGHFPLRFSRLGDSPSLSYYYYEAKACLDRPGCTHGDQGFLMGRSFFEDVGPFDSDLGLLEDTLLAETIRREGAWVLLPLEISTSARRFEAEGLFERQVLNALIMNSVFIGWTACLAELPGLYRSQGRTERLRLLPFLRKFREILKSLPLRQRLLIWYRTGGYVRPNAWQIAFFFDVRRNFRKGIPPGEGRTSVLDAFEPWFERLTDHPPGRAAAALLTRIWFCCAHLYALAVEGTMGRKAGAAKSTPRSVNVENKDEEGE, from the coding sequence GTGGCCGAACCCGTTCTCAGTATCGTTATTCCCGTCCTCAACGAGCGTGACACCCTGCCGGCGCTGGTCGCTAGCCTGGACGCCCAGCGGGGGGTGGCCTTCGAGGTGGTCGCCGTTGACGGGGGCTCGGACGACGGCAGCCTGGAGGCGTTGGAAGGTCTTGCGGCGCAGGCGAATTTTCCTTTTCGCATCCTTCGCTCCGAACGGGGCAGGGCCCGGCAGCTCAACGCAGGGGTCGCAATCGCCCGTGGGGAATACCTGCTCTTTCTTCATGCTGACTCCCGTTTCGAGAGGGCCGAGGCCCTGGCGACCGGCCTGGCGGCGTTGAAGCAGGAGTGTCAATTGCGCGGAAGCCGCCGGGTGGCGGGTCATTTCCCCCTCCGTTTTTCAAGGCTTGGCGATTCTCCCTCCCTCTCTTACTACTATTACGAAGCCAAGGCGTGTCTGGACAGGCCGGGCTGCACCCACGGCGACCAGGGGTTTCTGATGGGACGTTCCTTCTTTGAGGACGTCGGCCCGTTCGATTCCGATTTGGGGCTCCTTGAGGACACTCTTCTGGCCGAGACGATCCGCCGGGAGGGGGCCTGGGTGCTCCTGCCCCTGGAAATCTCGACCTCCGCCCGACGCTTCGAGGCCGAGGGGCTGTTCGAGAGGCAGGTGCTGAACGCGCTGATCATGAATTCAGTCTTTATCGGCTGGACCGCATGCCTTGCCGAACTCCCTGGTCTCTATCGAAGCCAGGGCCGCACCGAGCGGCTCCGGCTGCTTCCCTTTCTACGGAAATTCCGCGAAATTCTGAAATCCCTCCCCCTGCGCCAGCGACTTCTCATCTGGTATCGCACCGGTGGCTATGTGCGGCCCAACGCGTGGCAGATCGCCTTTTTTTTCGATGTGCGGCGCAATTTCCGGAAGGGAATCCCTCCCGGAGAGGGGCGGACTTCCGTACTGGATGCCTTCGAACCGTGGTTTGAGCGGTTGACCGACCATCCTCCGGGGAGGGCGGCCGCCGCATTGCTGACCCGCATATGGTTTTGCTGCGCTCATCTTTATGCCCTGGCGGTGGAGGGCACTATGGGAAGGAAAGCGGGCGCGGCGAAGTCGACCCCGCGGTCGGTCAACGTCGAGAACAAGGACGAGGAGGGGGAATGA